Within the Rosa rugosa chromosome 2, drRosRugo1.1, whole genome shotgun sequence genome, the region CATTGTGGGGAGTTGTTCTCGAGATATTTGGggtgtttagggtttagggtttagggtacgAAGGTTATTGAGTTGTTAATTCAGGCTTTACCTACTAAAGAGCTAGAGcctacaatatatatatggcagAGCAGGCAATCATATCAACCATGGTTTCATCTCCTGACTGGGCTTGGCTCCCAAGCGACCTTCTGGATTCGATACTAGAAAAATTGATACCAATCACTGACTACATCCGGTTCGGTGCAGTTTGCAAGCATTGGCAATCCGCGGCGTCGCATCAGAAAGAGCATCGCATGAAATCATGTCACAAACAGCTTCCTATGCTCATGGAGATTACTAGAAACTACAAAGACGAAGGCCGGGTTGACGCCTTGTTTAGTGTGGCACAAGGAGGTAAGCTGAGGCAGTTGAACTATATGCCTTATTACATTAAGAACAAGCAGCCTTTTTCTGGGATGACGTGGTGCGGTTCCACACATGGTTGGTTGGTTTATGATGAAAGCAATTCTGTACTGACCTTGTTGAACCCTTTCACCAGGCATACCATTACTCTTCCACCACTCAGAGAACCCACAGATGCAAGGGCTTTTATTCATTGGGTTAAATTGTCGGCTGACCCATGTTTGTGTCCTAATGATTATGAAGTTCTAGTACGATACAATAGTATAGAGTTTGATTCGGTAACCAGTCTAGCATATTTTAGATCAGGGGATGATACTTGGACTCAAATAGGTGATGAAAGTTTCGCCAGCAAAGTTAGTGATGCAGTTTATTATAAAGGCCAGTTTGTTGCTCTTACCCGTTCGGAATTGCCGGCCAACTTTACCATTAACTTTAGCAGCATACCAACTACCAAATTCGAATCTCATGATCCATATTCACCTTATATGATCTCCGAATATATTCTCGAATCTTCCGGGGGAGATTTATTGTTGGTTAAGAGGATTGAAGTATCTATGACGTCTAAGAAGTGCATACAAGTTTTCAAATTGTTGCATGCAGATGGGGATATGCCTAGATGGGTAGCGATTAAGAGTATTGGAAGTgatgttttgtttttgtgtatCCGTTCAGCTATGAGTGTATCCGCATTAGACTTTCCACAGTGTGTTCCGAATTCCTTATACTTCACAGACGGTGTCTTCAATTTGGAGAAAACGGAGGAATGGATTGAAAAAGACACTTCAGGATTGTACAACTCACTATTATGGGTTTCTCCCACTATAAGGTGAAGTTGGTGCCTCAAGCAGATTATAGCAATGAAGGAGCAAAGTTCTACTTTATGGAGCCAGGAGAACAGATGAAGAAGACTAGCTAGTTGAATTTTTCgtagacatatatatataaagccaTTGAGCTTGAATGGAAATTTAACATTGAGATAGTACTGCAAAAGTACACAAAGCGATACTTTGAACTTGTATTTGTTGTGAGGCACAAGGAAAAGGTGAAAGAGTTTTACCTGCCTTATATGTTAGAGAGATTTGAGGCCATCAAAAATGAGACAAATGTTGTCAAGCTGTAAGATTATACATATCAAACAACACCAATATTTAGCACAACCATGTCATTACCCAACTAAAGATAAAAAttaaggaaaatgatttgtggcctcaatgaggcctaagatttatggcctcaatcttaggtgtcatgtcatgtcacctATACACGTCActtatttgtcaaatcatgttatgtaattcttgagaaaaagactattttatcctttcaaaatctaatgaccctaaattagtttggtttttttctaaaaaaaaatattttagttttttttttcatttttccttttcattacactcatgcttcaatttaaacaacaattttttttttcttcaattaagaatagaaaaaatttcatgtaattcagtcaatagatttgtACATACATTCGAactttgcataacacatgtatataaattcaacctttattggattcctgcaaattttgaaaatataatgtgaaaaatacatattcatatgattattatatattcttttgttcatttttttctctttatgtagctagggtttaaacattgaaattgagtttattattttttgtttgttttttccctaatatttagattgtagatggTAATTAATGACTGGTACTAACatggaattttttcttacctcttaatttagaccgcgtattttccaaattcaatttactaatgctatttttttggatgaaattaatcaatatttggaaagaaaatttaatgcctatttcttgacacctaattcaatatattaatgctatttggaaagaaaaattatgggaaagaatttaattaaatgaagaaaaatattggtcaaataatttgtagacatatctcttaaattagtacataattaatagctgatatttttttcatcacctaattaaattcattaatgtaattgatttaccccctaacatctaaaaggaaatataaaatggtaaagttggtgttgcaatagtatgatgtggcaatatatattatgtggaattaaaaaaaaaattgtatttgcttacatgacatgacacctaggatttgaggccacaaatcttaggcctcattgaggccctatatcattgccctatTTATCATCTTCCAAATATGTTATATGCAAAATACTTTTAAAAGGACCGTTACACGCGAGAGTAGAGCTTAAAACTATTGTTCAATCATATGGAAAATGCCGCAGTGGGTGCAATCCATGTTATTGGTCGTGTCCGCTCTGGTAACTCGTCATGCCTGGTCTCTTTTCTTGTATTTAAGTTGACAACGCATTCCATGAAGTATATCGAATTTGGATGACACCCCGAGTATGAAGCGGAAACACACATTGATTGCATGTTATCCAGAAACAAAGTATCAGTTCCAATACTCTCTATCTCTACCCATTCGCCATACGAACTACCCTGCTTGAAAATCTTGATGCTGGAAGAATTATTTATATTTACGAGCAATAGATCCTCCCAGGTCGATTTCACAAGATATGTTGACTTATTACAAGCTTCTTCTGGGTGTGATAGGAACTTTATGCTTGGATGAAACTTGTTAACGTCATGGCCGGGATCAGAATCGGTATCCAAACTAGTTAGAGCTACAAACCGGCCTTTGTAATAAATTACATCAAGGATATCAAGTCCATCGATCATTTGATTATCGGAGCGAGTCCAGGCATTGTCCCCGGACTTAAAATGGGCTAGTTCCTTGATCACCCCATCATCATCCTCAAAGATAACAAGAACTTCATAATCTTTAGGAAACAAACAAGGGTTGGCAGACAATACAACTTTACTAATGTCAAACGAGTAGCATTTAGGTCTGTACTTCCCAACTTCCATGACTTGTGGAAGCCTAATGGTGCCTCTGGTGAAAGGGTTTACTAGGGTTACTAGGAAATTGCCGTCGGCATAAGCCAACCAACCATGGGAAGAACCACACAACCACTTATCGTCGTCATGATGATTAGGAACATTAAAGCTACGAACAACCTTACCTTGTGTGACACTGTACAAGACACGTCTTTGGTTGCTGTTCTTGGTTGGAATCAACAGCAACAAAGGAATTAGCTGTTTGTGACAAGATTTGAGGCGCTGCTCCTTCTGATTTAAGGCAACCCTTCGCCAATGCTTGCAAACGAAACTGAACTGGATGTAGTCGAAGATGGATGTCAATCTTTCAAGTATCGAATCAAGAAGCTCACTTGGAAACGAACCCCAACCGTGAAGaaatttttttggtcttttagtTCCATTCTTCCCCATAACGCTTTGGCTAAACCGTAAAGTATATATGACGTACAGAACTGTTAAAGAACTCTAGAAATTAGGATTATTGGCTTTGGATTTCATCGACGGTTTTTTGAGGAATTAGGAGGCCGCGGCTTCTTTTTGTACTCTAAATAAACCCTAATCGCGTACAAAGTTACAAACCCCTAAAACGATAGGATTAGGAATTCTCTCCTATATAAACTCCGTTAAGGCAAAATAATTTGCTTTTAGAAAATAATTAGGAAAAAGAAGCCGCCATGATTTCCCTAGCTTCGGGCtgatatcaaaactattaataACTATTAATGCCTACTATTAATAACTATTAATGCCTAGTGTTACTGTATTAAGATTTTCAACTCAAATATTACAAGTTTGTGAGTCAatctcacaacctcccacttatgAAGGTGCCACTAAACCAAATGGTATTGGACTATTACAATTCTCTTCATCTTTTTCTTATTGATCCCTTTCAAtgaaatgtttttatttttatttttatttttttatggaaatcaaatatataaaaaaaagagtTATTAATTGGTCCGCTTCTAATAAATTTGCCACgtctaattattattattattttttttggaaagtCTAATTTCCGGAATTTTTTTTGAACTCTAAAGGTCAACAATATAATTCATAGTCCAATAAAGCCATCACTAGCTAGCAccattttatttaattttcttcTATTAATTTCAATAACCTTTGCTGATGCTGTTTCTcttacattaggacctaaagtTAGCTGCGTTTACACTTTTCACCTTTATAGTTCTTTTGTATTTGTTCTTTGTCAAGCATATTGGTTTACGCTGTACGTGATTTTATGCTGTAGGACAGTAGGAGCATATGAATTAAGTTGATTCACTGTTGTATACTCATAATTTACAAAGAGTCATAATTGTTTCCAAATTGAATTAGTGTAGTTAATTTATGGAAAATGATTtttggcctcaatgaggcctaagatttatggcctcaatcttaggtgtcatgccatgtcacctaTACACGTCActtatttgtcaaatcatgttatgtaattcttg harbors:
- the LOC133731163 gene encoding F-box protein At2g26160-like, with the protein product MVSSPDWAWLPSDLLDSILEKLIPITDYIRFGAVCKHWQSAASHQKEHRMKSCHKQLPMLMEITRNYKDEGRVDALFSVAQGGKLRQLNYMPYYIKNKQPFSGMTWCGSTHGWLVYDESNSVLTLLNPFTRHTITLPPLREPTDARAFIHWVKLSADPCLCPNDYEVLVRYNSIEFDSVTSLAYFRSGDDTWTQIGDESFASKVSDAVYYKGQFVALTRSELPANFTINFSSIPTTKFESHDPYSPYMISEYILESSGGDLLLVKRIEVSMTSKKCIQVFKLLHADGDMPRWVAIKSIGSDVLFLCIRSAMSVSALDFPQCVPNSLYFTDGVFNLEKTEEWIEKDTSGLYNSLLWVSPTIR
- the LOC133731164 gene encoding F-box protein At2g26160-like, with the translated sequence MGKNGTKRPKKFLHGWGSFPSELLDSILERLTSIFDYIQFSFVCKHWRRVALNQKEQRLKSCHKQLIPLLLLIPTKNSNQRRVLYSVTQGKVVRSFNVPNHHDDDKWLCGSSHGWLAYADGNFLVTLVNPFTRGTIRLPQVMEVGKYRPKCYSFDISKVVLSANPCLFPKDYEVLVIFEDDDGVIKELAHFKSGDNAWTRSDNQMIDGLDILDVIYYKGRFVALTSLDTDSDPGHDVNKFHPSIKFLSHPEEACNKSTYLVKSTWEDLLLVNINNSSSIKIFKQGSSYGEWVEIESIGTDTLFLDNMQSMCVSASYSGCHPNSIYFMECVVNLNTRKETRHDELPERTRPITWIAPTAAFSI